tgatcagctcgagttttcgaataaataagaatatcatcaataaagactatcacaaacAATCTAGAcaaggtttacaaacacgattcagaAGATCCATggacacagcgggtgcgttggtcaaaccaaaaggcataacaacgaactcgtagtgcccataatgAGTGCAAAAAGAAGTTTTGgggatatcttcttcgagaacacgcagctgatgataaccagatcgAAGGTCTATTTTTGAAAAGCAACTctcaccttgtagttggtcaaatagatcatcaatacaaggaagaggatagcgattcttaacggtgagtttgttaagttcacggtagtcgatacacatacgaaacgaaccatctttcttcttgacgaatagcacaggagcaccccacagagaggtacttggacgtataaaacctttgtcgattaGTTCTTGTAGTTTGCTAGATAATTAttgcatctcagaaggtgcaagtcggtatggagctttggcaacaggagtcgcaccaggtataAGATCAATACGAAAGTCAACAGATCAAGTAGGAGGAATACCtggaagatcttcaggaaagacgtcagggaaatcacacactactggaacatcacttacgctctttcccttgcccttttaTTCCACTatgtgggccaagaaggcaaagtACTGCTTGCGTGAGCACCTATTCGCCTGAGTGCATGACATCAACTTCAGTCCTCTAGAcggtcggtctccataaacgtgcAAAGTATCACCAGACGAGAGAGGTAGACGAACGCACTTCTCATGACAAGCGATTTTACATGGTtcttaggggtgtgcatgggtcggtttggttcggtttttactattaatcataaccataaccgctagttcggttatggagttttagtaaccataaccataaccattggttcttacgcaaccaatccataccgattatgatatcgaaactatccaattgcatgggtatgagatcaatagtgAAAACGTGATCGTTAAGAGTCAAGGAACAATCATGGAGGATAGAATCAACTAGAATAGACTTACCATCGGCAATCTTGACAGAGAATGACTTAGGTAGTTTAGAGCATGCACAGTTTAACAAAGACTCAAATTCTACGGACACAAAGCTTctgtcggcaccagtatcaaattgtatcgaagcgtaaagatttttaacgaggaacgtaccattaacgacgtCATTGTCGTTACGAGCCTGATTTACATTGATATTGAACGCTCGTCCTCGAGCGGCTTGCTGTTGCTCCTGGTTTAGCTGGGGACACTGGGAACAGAGATGAGTAGTgtctccacacttgtagcatgctCTCACGTTGTTTTCTGGTCTGGGATTCTGAGGAGCTAGAAGAGCTGGCTGAGCTGGTTGatgtcacggccctagccccggtttgacccggtcaagagCCGCGGACCAGGAACcctgtggtatttaatttaggcgacagcggaagtctttaatacatGATCTTTTAATACTTTTAAAatgcccgtttactttattacataatttagggaaaaaccctgtaatttacaataaagtgatttcactgggaaatctttattttacaaaacatgtttctttatttatttatattgagccacttccttaagcttgtagtgcttcacggcacttttcctggatcacaatagattacctgaaacatgtttgaaaaaggttttgtcagcggggaaatactgagtgaatcattctttttgtctaaaacaatacttttgttataatttacagtattaagagcgattacaatgtttatacatgtcaaccatatacccacggtatttgtcactcgaccactcattggctatctcgttgtccaatagtgtctgtgactatggtcatgtcaccccttggctaacccgttgtccaatggtgacggataacaagtaatgtatacaaaaccccacataccggctgtaatgaagactacaaagacttaatccctgtaattataactttgaaaacaaacatgattttgaaagcaagtttggtaaaaagagaatgactcacattgcagatttatgcgggcggagtttagtctactgattagcctgtttaacctaatttaaataacaatgcacacgaactgggttagtaactaatacaacatttacgacaactcacgagattaaaccctcacaacaaatgacaaagtgcgatacttaaacatccatcgaattaactacgaatgacaaagtataaacccaatttgagcagcacttaaacattcgttggatagtttcaatcgatcgaaccttgaatcgtaatagcgatcgagttattaccctgtttatcacggcagcgtttagtgattcgtgtgtgtttgtaGTAATTAAACAATATCTCAGCGTATAATTGGAATTTGAACATCGAATGAACATCAGAATGCAAGTGCCacacccctatatatatactGAAAAATGGgttcccccgcgtgtcgcgacagggacacCTGATCCTGTCGCGTATCGTGACGGGTCCATTTTCAGCATAGGGTGTCCACGTTCATGGGTAGCTCAGCTGAGTTGGTCGTCCGACTAAATTCCTTTCCTACAGCAAACTGTTTAGATAATcgtcagctagggtttaccccgccctgagttttaggggccctaatcctgattctgattgttatgaaacttttagggtttatgcaggattacttgggtttctcaattagggtttctttaTTAGACAATTAATATAATAAGtaataattttagtgagagttgttacagttgAGCTGGTTGAGCTGGCGGTGCTTGTTGGACCTGATTGGCTTGACGGCAGTAGGGAGCTGTGTGACCATAGCGATTGCAGTTAGTACACAAATGGCAAGCAGAGTTGGCCGGGTGATGAAAGTTACAAGTGGCACACTTGGGATGAATTCCAGTGTACGACTTCTTGGTGTTCTCAGGGGCAGGAGGGTTAGCAGCAGTAGGCACAATAGCATTGCCAACAGGGTTTGCATTGGCAGCAGGGATAATGGCATTGCAGCCAGAACCTTGAGATTTTCatttcttgttcttgctgccgCTTGGCTGCTCGGTGATCTGATTAGCAGGTTTCGATGGAGCAGAGTTTCCAGACTGTTTATCACGAACACAGTTGTTGTTCAAACTCGCCGCAAGACGGTAAACTTCTTCAATGGAGGTGAGTTTAGCTGCTTCAATGGCGTCACGCATAGCTGGAGGTAACCCATGGATGTACTTGGTGATCATGCGCTTAGGAGTGGACACCAAGTGCAGTACAATGATGCTGAGTTGCTTAAAACGGGTAGTATAAGCCAGATTGTCGTCACCCACTTGTTTCAGATGCCGGAACTCATCCTCAAGTTTCTGCTGCTCATGCGGAGGGCAGAATTCAAGCATCATCATCTCCCTAACTTCAGCCCAAGATAAAGCATAAGCTTCATCATTGGAGCGGATGTTCCTctcgtttgtccaccattctaGAGCTCTTCCTTGAAATACACCAGTTACACTCCTAGTCTTTAGATGCTCAGGGCAGTCACTGTTGATGAAGGTAACTTTGATGCTGTCGAACCACTCCAGCATTGCAGTCACTCCATCGctgcccgtgaaaggcttaggaTTGCAGGTGACGAAGTGTTTGTAGTTGAAGCTCACAGGCTTAGGTTTGTCTGCTTTAGAGTCAACAGAGGAGGGAGGAGTGTTTAATCCCTGGATTTTGGACACAATCTTGGGAACAATGCATGCAATTTGGCCGGCCATGAaagacatcatctttttctgagtgTTGGCCTTTGACTTCTTGTGTGGGTTGGAGAGACGACTCGAGGACATCTAAAGAGTTAGGACAAGAATCGGGTAAGTCACGATCATAGTTTAACCACCAAAGTTTCACAAACACATAGCATAGCATAGGGTTTCACACATGATCACATAAAAGACTCAAGTTGTTTCACACATCACAAAACGTTCAACAAGTTTCACATTGTTTAATAGCATAATACGTTCAACATGTTCCACATAGTTTGATCAAGttgtttcacatagcataacGTTCCATTATGTTTCCACATCGTTTAATCAAGACTCCCACGTAGCATAACACAATGAAtaaagcatcgtaaatttagtttgatcctAAGAGGTTATTGTTAATGTTTTAGATTGCGGACATACGTGCGATTCGTGTAAAAGTCTTGAAGGAACTAAGTATCAAGAATAAAACCTCATGTaaaatcgagataacataaaagataggctcataaaacataggattgttctaGGTAGAGGAACATTGACTGACTAAAGTGAACcgaacccctttcgaattgaggCAACGTGCCTTggcttacttagacaaatacgtcatcgatgttaggcctacgatatttgTCCTTTCGGTCACTACACATCCCTAATTGATTGGGAATTTCGAGACTTTGGCAAGACTGAAAatcaaagagtgggactagttatcaacatgtgagtttcacctctaacttgacaacatcgtaccctaatagtGTCGGTACCTATCAAAAGATAAGACCTACTAGATCATGATATGGAGATTTCCCTTCCAGatttggatgtcactcctgacttgagggTAAATCTCGTGCAAAAGACAAACACTTCTCAGCGAAAGTCGTCATCAAAGGCgggaatcacccctgttttgATGAGTCGTTTCGAGAGTGTTTTCAAAGcatccaagtgtgtattgtgttagccttaggaaaggcttgtaatGTTTAACAGGAAAGTGTTGCTAGGAAGCAAgtacggtagaatgcataagtcttaaacaacaggtaagagtcaagattcctagaactatagactaggcaaagtattcctacttttcctaattccctatagttatggctctgataccaatctgtcacaccccaaccgatggcggaaacatcgggatgcggcactaagcgaatcagattgctcaagagttTCCATAACACTAATAGTTTCAATGTAGATtaattaaattcataacattGTCTAAAAGTCAACACGACTAACAACCACATAAAGTATCAAATTACATCATGCTTCAATAACGTTTAAAATTTCCTGATTAACTAAGATGAAATTCTAGgcttcatcctagcttgtttcttgattTCCTCAGCTACTATCAActtgcaacatgtattaaaatactaTCAGCAAAatgttggcgagcatacaagtttgattacGTAGTGTAATAGTTTACAAAAACTCATATCTATCATTTAAACATATAAAAGTTTCACCATGCTActttacgcagtccaagtgatagcccaagtttccaatgtgTTAAATGCCTTTCCCAAAGACTAACAGGAGGTTAAAtgtctcatcctaacaatacTCCAAAGACTAACGAGGAGGTTCATtaccctatagcgctaccattgttaaggtgGAACTAcgcacaaggattaaacgttcacatagcataaaaagtcttgtaggatcgttcgcacgaccaaaacgagtcgtttagaagagttcttgtcaatacgagaggcggaaactaacaTATAGACTTCGAGACAGCTTGATTTACACTCTAATTgtctttttgattgatataacagtgtTGTACAGTGAGTAGACACTTCGGCTTCACTTCGGCACCGGAATcagatcgttacaaatgaaatgaacaagcaCGATATATATAGGCTAGCCATTCCGTACGAAATGGGTAAgacccatttcgtgcgaaatggacaatgtccatttcgtgcgaaatggccttGTTCCATTTTGTGCGAAATGGTTACAATCACACGTTTCTCGTATTTCGTGACCTGATCTATCTATCCttttacaagactcgatacaagacgaagtcgacatatatatgcaccaacagactcccccttggatgttgacgaagtcttcagtgtcgagtcttcaacgtcttcagtctttatcagtcttcacgTGCTCTTTCTGAAGTATCTGACATTGTTAGCATCCTCAATCTTTTCTCTTCTTCTATCAGCATctaactcccccttggatgttgatctaaCCTTCAATCTCTTTCTTAGAATCTCAATCTGACTCTTcacattctcttgatcagatctcttgatttctTAAGCTCTTTAGCATCAGCAGCTTGCATGGACATGATTCCAAGATCAGAAGCTGGCTCTAAACATCTTCAGACTCCCATTTTctagcagactcccccttaagttgtgcTGGGATCGTAATCTGACTTTCACAGATTCAGAATTGAAGCCTCGCTCTCTGTAAATCTCAGAATCAGGAACCTGGGTaacctgcacaaactctacctcaaaataaatttaaaatttgacaattTTATTCTCTGCTTATCACATGAAGAAACAAACTCAAAACATGATTTGTCTTTTACAATATTTGATGATCACTTGTAGgcatatcatttttatttttttaaacaaaactcttccaaacctgttcatcatgtttagcactcggaattttgaaaatcagcttttcatcatcagttgtcgaaaataaaatgaagtctttttgaattttcaaaattctatactgaaaatctttttggatttttgatttttaaagaaatgcaataaagaaatatttacagacacttatttttgtgaatttgtgtaagaggatcatatcagtttaagagacaaatcactaacacggttaagctttaaacattttaagttctaaacaattcatttatattgtcaatatattgatccacttaaattttcacacaaagtttaactgttccgagatacgaaattagagttttaagcacttaaacttattcgcgtgtatcacctcagaatatactcccgtatccagacttctatattcagtcttac
This genomic stretch from Helianthus annuus cultivar XRQ/B chromosome 8, HanXRQr2.0-SUNRISE, whole genome shotgun sequence harbors:
- the LOC110870462 gene encoding uncharacterized protein LOC110870462, which translates into the protein MAGQIACIVPKIVSKIQGLNTPPSSVDSKADKPKPVSFNYKHFVTCNPKPFTGSDGVTAMLEWFDSIKVTFINSDCPEHLKTRSVTGVFQGRALEWWTNERNIRSNDEAYALSWAEVREMMMLEFCPPHEQQKLEDEFRHLKQVGDDNLAYTTRFKQLSIIVLHLVSTPKRMITKYIHGLPPAMRDAIEAAKLTSIEEVYRLAASLNNNCVRDKQSGNSAPSKPANQITEQPSGSKNKK